One window from the genome of Oryza glaberrima chromosome 3, OglaRS2, whole genome shotgun sequence encodes:
- the LOC127768278 gene encoding oligopeptide transporter 3, protein MASLKSPVAAEEQAATAAAAAAKGEGERCPVEEVALVVPETDDPTTPVMTFRAWTLGLASCVVLIFLNTFFTYRTQPLTISGILAQILVLPAGQFMAAVLPSREVRLLGGRLGSFNLNPGPFNIKEHVIITIFANCGVSYGGGDAYSIGAITVMKAYYKQSLSFLCALLIVLTTQILGYGWAGMLRRYLVDPADMWWPSNLAQVSLFRALHEKEGGDGGKGSSSRGPTRMRFFLIFFFASFAYYALPGYLLPILTFFSWACWAWPHSITAQQVGSGYHGLGVGAFTLDWAGISAYHGSPLVAPWSSIANTAAGFVMFIYLIVPLCYWKFDTFDARKFPIFSNQLFTASGQKYDTTKVLTREFDLNVAAYESYGKLYLSPLFAISIGSGFLRFTATIVHVALFHGGDIWRQSRSAMSSAAAKMDVHAKLMRRYKQVPQWWFLVLLVGSVAVSLVMSFVYREEVQLPWWGMLFAFALAFVVTLPIGVIQATTNQQPGYDIIAQFMIGYALPGKPIANLLFKIYGRISTVHALSFLADLKLGHYMKIPPRCMYTAQLVGTVVAGVVNLAVAWWMLGSIDNICDVEALHPDSPWTCPKYRVTFDASVIWGLIGPARLFGRHGLYRNLVWLFLAGAVLPVPVWLLSRAFPEKKWIALINVPVISYGFAGMPPATPTNIASWLVTGTIFNYFVFKYRKGWWQKYNYVLSAALDAGTAFMGVLIFFALQNAHHELKWWGTAVDHCPLASCPTAPGIAVKGCPVF, encoded by the exons ATGGCGTCGTTGaagtcgccggtggcggcggaggagcaggcggcgacggcggcggcggcggcggcgaagggggaaggggagaggtgcccggtggaggaggtggcgctGGTGGTGCCGGAGACCGACGACCCGACGACGCCGGTGATGACATTCCGGGCGTGGACGCTGGGGCTCGCGTCCTGCGTCGTGCTCATCTTCCTCAACACCTTCTTCACCTACCGCACGCAGCCGCTCACCATCTCGGGGATCCTGGCCCAGATCCTGGTGCTCCCCGCGGGGCAGTTCATGGCCGCCGTGCTGCCCAGCCGCGAGGTGCgcctcctcggcggccgccTCGGCAGCTTCAACCTCAACCCGGGGCCCTTCAACATCAAGGAGCACGTCATCATCACCATCTTCGCCAACTGCGGCGTCTcctatggcggcggcgacgcctaCTCCATCGGCGCCATCACCGTCATGAAGGCCTACTACAAGCAGTCCCTCAGCTTCCTCTGCGCCCTCCTCATCGTCCTCACCACACAG ATACTGGGCTATGGTTGGGCCGGGATGCTGAGGAGGTACCTGGTTGACCCGGCTGACATGTGGTGGCCATCGAATTTAGCCCAGGTCTCACTCttcag GGCGTTGCACGAGAAggagggcggcgatggcgggaaGGGGTCGTCGTCGAGGGGGCCTACACGGATGcgcttcttcctcatcttcttcttcgcgAGCTTCGCCTACTACGCGCTGCCGGGCTACCTGCTCCCCATCCTGACCTTCTTCTCGTGGGCGTGCTGGGCGTGGCCGCACAGCATCACGGCGCAGCAGGTGGGCTCCGGCTACCacggcctcggcgtcggcgccttCACGCTGGACTGGGCCGGCATCTCGGCGTACCACGGGAGCCCGCTGGTGGCGCCGTGGTCGTCCATCGCCAACACCGCCGCGGGCTTCGTCATGTTCATCTACCTCATCGTGCCGCTCTGCTACTGGAAGTTCGACACGTTCGACGCGAGGAAGTTCCCAATCTTCTCCAACCAGCTGTTCACGGCGTCCGGGCAGAAGTACGACACCACCAAGGTGCTCACGAGGGAGTTCGACCTCAACGTGGCGGCGTACGAGAGCTACGGGAAGCTGTACCTGAGCCCGCTGTTCGCCATCTCCATCGGGTCCGGGTTCCTGAGGTTCACGGCGACGATCGTGCACGTGGCGCTGTTCCACGGCGGGGACATCTGGAGGCAGAGCAGGTCGGCGATGagctccgcggcggcgaagaTGGACGTGCACGCGAAGCTGATGCGGCGGTACAAGCAGGTGCCGCAGTGGTGGTTCCTCGTGCTGCTCGTCGGCAGCGTCGCCGTGTCGCTGGTCATGTCGTTCGTGTACAGGGAGGAGGTGCAGCTGCCGTGGTGGGGGATGCTCTTCGCCTTCGCCCTCGCCTTCGTCGTCACCCTCCCCATCGGCGTCATCCAGGCCACCACCAACCAG CAACCGGGGTACGACATCATCGCGCAGTTCATGATCGGGTACGCGCTGCCGGGGAAGCCGATCGCGAACCTGCTGTTCAAGATCTACGGGAGGATCAGCACGGTGCACGCGCTGTCGTTCCTCGCGGACCTCAAGCTGGGGCACTACATGAAGATCCCGCCGCGGTGCATGTACACGGCGCAGCTGGTGGGcacggtggtcgccggcgtggtGAACCTGGCGGTGGCGTGGTGGATGCTGGGTAGCATCGACAACATCTGCGACGTGGAGGCGCTGCACCCGGACAGCCCGTGGACGTGCCCCAAGTACCGGGTCACGTTCGACGCGTCGGTGATCTGGGGGCTCATCGGCCCCGCCCGGCTGTTCGGCCGCCACGGCCTGTACCGCAACCTGGTGTGGCtgttcctcgccggcgccgtgctgCCCGTGCCGGTGTGGCTGCTCAGCAGGGCGTTCCCGGAGAAGAAGTGGATCGCGCTCATCAACGTCCCCGTCATCTCCTACGGGTTCGCCGggatgccgccggcgacgccgaccaACATCGCGAGCTGGCTCGTCACGGGCACCATCTTCAACTACTTCGTGTTCAAGTACCGCAAGGGGTGGTGGCAGAAGTACAACTACGTGCTGTCGGCGGCGCTCGACGCCGGCACGGCCTTCATGGGGGTGCTCATCTTCTTCGCCCTGCAGAACGCCCACCATGAGCTCAAGTGGTGGGGCACGGCGGTCGACCACTGCCCGCTCGCCTCCTGCCCCACCGCGCCGGGGATCGCCGTCAAGGGATGCCCGGTGTTCTGA